The proteins below come from a single Verrucomicrobiota bacterium genomic window:
- the trpB gene encoding tryptophan synthase subunit beta produces MTTATLPDEKGHFGQFGGMFVPETLMAALQELTVEYARAKADPAFQAQLKGLLREFVGRPSPLYFAERWTEKLGGPKIYLKREDLLHTGAHKINNALGQILLAQRLGKTRIIAETGAGQHGVATATVAARFGMECIVYMGEVDMERQALNVARMRLMGAEVRGVTAGQRTLKEAVNEAMRDWVTHVRHTHYILGSALGSHPYPMMVRDFHRVIGVEARQQILEREERLPDVLVACVGGGSNAIGLFHPFLGDDAVRMVGVEAGGHGIAKGEHAARFQGGKLGVLQGTKTYLLANDDGQIELTHSVSAGLDYAAVGPEHAYYREQGRVEYTYATDEEALAGFRELSRTEGIIPALETAHAMAWVSREAAQLGSDQIVLINCSGRGDKDVEQASKYLLPQG; encoded by the coding sequence ATGACGACCGCGACCCTTCCCGACGAGAAAGGCCACTTCGGCCAGTTTGGTGGCATGTTTGTGCCGGAGACGCTCATGGCGGCGCTCCAGGAGCTGACGGTGGAGTATGCCCGGGCCAAGGCGGACCCCGCTTTCCAGGCTCAGCTGAAGGGTTTGCTGCGCGAGTTTGTGGGAAGGCCTTCGCCGCTCTACTTCGCCGAGCGCTGGACGGAGAAACTGGGTGGCCCCAAGATTTACCTCAAGCGCGAGGATCTCCTCCACACGGGGGCCCACAAAATCAACAACGCCCTCGGGCAAATTCTGCTGGCCCAGCGGTTGGGCAAGACCCGGATCATCGCGGAAACCGGGGCCGGCCAGCATGGGGTGGCCACGGCCACGGTGGCGGCCCGCTTCGGGATGGAGTGCATCGTCTACATGGGTGAGGTCGATATGGAGCGCCAAGCCCTGAACGTAGCGCGCATGCGTCTCATGGGGGCCGAGGTCCGCGGGGTGACCGCAGGACAGAGAACGCTCAAGGAAGCGGTCAACGAGGCCATGCGGGATTGGGTCACCCATGTGCGGCACACCCATTACATTTTAGGCAGTGCTCTCGGCTCCCACCCCTACCCCATGATGGTGCGGGACTTTCATCGCGTGATCGGAGTGGAGGCTCGCCAGCAAATCCTGGAGCGCGAGGAACGCTTGCCGGATGTGTTGGTGGCCTGTGTCGGAGGCGGCAGCAATGCCATCGGCCTCTTTCACCCCTTTCTCGGCGATGACGCCGTCCGCATGGTGGGGGTGGAGGCGGGGGGCCACGGCATCGCTAAAGGAGAACACGCGGCCCGCTTCCAAGGCGGCAAGCTGGGCGTGCTCCAAGGCACCAAGACCTATCTTCTGGCGAATGACGATGGACAAATCGAGCTGACCCATTCGGTTTCCGCTGGTCTCGACTACGCGGCCGTGGGGCCGGAGCATGCCTACTACCGGGAGCAGGGTCGGGTGGAATACACCTACGCCACCGATGAAGAGGCCCTGGCGGGCTTCCGGGAGCTGTCCCGCACCGAAGGCATCATCCCCGCGCTGGAAACGGCCCATGCCATGGCTTGGGTCAGTCGCGAGGCAGCCCAACTGGGTAGCGATCAGATCGTGCTCATCAATTGTTCCGGGCGGGGAGACAAGGATGTGGAGCAGGCTTCGAAGTATCTCCTCCCGCAGGGATAA
- a CDS encoding sulfatase-like hydrolase/transferase, whose translation MKSPHRFLLLAGLANCLSGLALAAEAAPPNIVLIFSDEMRPDYLGCYGGPYATPNLDRLAAEGLRFEQAYTAASACTPSRYSVLTGQYPGRAAAMEALFAQDEPYSIAWNTVIEGDRLTIPKLLARAGYVSGLFGKNHVTEIEAEQSLGLPPLPAGPPSDPAVERWLQAHQAELVRLLTSRLGFQEAGAITYTNSEHIPHPALRHHNLPWISALASDFLGRHAGQTPFFAFLTPTAVHGPWHPVQYEKDLRFTPGGFRPDVPQYQIPAARMQARLEGLSSGQKHHTAGLAALDQQVGVVLDTLERLGCLDETLLIFTADHGVEPGKSGVYRFGNHVPLLMRWPERIPAGLVCRQLVAQVDLLVTLCGLAGLPLPPEQVWDGVDLSPLFSDPDTPVRDFIYTEMGHVRAVFDGRFQYAAFRYPARVVAELKGPGLERAPNHLGYPQVHAALAAAHFPGYFDPDQLYDLEKDPYQLENRWHDPELAGVRARLRQGLREHTSSFAHAFPEEADPFLVSEDYQRLVEAARREGPPEPAWESRDLDAISWPPVR comes from the coding sequence ATGAAATCCCCCCATCGTTTCCTCCTTCTGGCCGGGCTGGCAAACTGCCTGAGCGGCTTGGCTTTAGCTGCCGAGGCTGCCCCTCCCAATATCGTCCTCATTTTCAGCGATGAGATGAGGCCGGACTACCTCGGCTGTTACGGGGGGCCCTACGCCACGCCGAATCTGGATCGGCTGGCGGCCGAAGGCCTCCGCTTCGAGCAAGCCTACACCGCCGCCTCCGCTTGCACCCCGAGCCGCTACTCCGTGCTCACCGGCCAATACCCCGGGAGAGCGGCCGCCATGGAGGCGCTCTTCGCCCAGGACGAACCCTACAGCATCGCCTGGAACACCGTCATCGAAGGCGATCGTCTCACCATCCCCAAGCTCCTGGCCCGGGCCGGCTACGTGAGCGGCCTCTTTGGCAAAAACCATGTCACCGAGATCGAGGCCGAGCAGTCCCTGGGCCTCCCTCCCTTGCCCGCCGGACCGCCGAGCGATCCCGCGGTCGAGCGTTGGCTGCAAGCGCATCAAGCGGAGTTGGTCCGGCTGTTGACCTCCCGCCTGGGCTTTCAGGAGGCGGGCGCCATCACCTACACCAATAGCGAGCACATTCCCCATCCCGCGCTCCGCCATCACAACCTGCCCTGGATCAGCGCCCTGGCCTCCGACTTCCTCGGTCGGCATGCCGGCCAGACTCCCTTCTTCGCCTTCCTGACCCCGACCGCGGTTCATGGCCCTTGGCACCCCGTCCAGTACGAAAAGGACCTCCGCTTCACGCCGGGCGGCTTTCGTCCAGATGTGCCGCAATACCAGATTCCCGCCGCCCGCATGCAAGCCCGCCTGGAAGGCCTCAGCAGCGGCCAAAAGCATCACACCGCCGGCTTGGCGGCTCTCGATCAACAGGTGGGCGTGGTCTTGGACACCTTGGAGCGGCTTGGTTGTCTCGACGAGACGCTCCTCATCTTCACGGCCGATCATGGCGTGGAGCCGGGAAAAAGTGGGGTCTATCGCTTCGGCAATCACGTCCCGCTCCTCATGCGCTGGCCCGAACGGATCCCGGCCGGGCTCGTCTGCCGGCAGTTGGTGGCGCAGGTCGATCTCTTGGTGACCTTGTGCGGTTTGGCGGGCCTGCCGCTCCCTCCCGAACAGGTCTGGGATGGCGTCGATCTCAGCCCGCTTTTCTCCGACCCGGACACTCCCGTGCGAGACTTCATCTACACCGAGATGGGCCATGTTCGGGCGGTCTTTGATGGTCGCTTCCAATACGCCGCCTTCCGCTACCCGGCCCGAGTGGTGGCGGAACTGAAGGGCCCCGGCCTGGAGCGCGCGCCCAATCACTTGGGCTACCCGCAAGTGCACGCCGCCTTGGCCGCGGCCCACTTCCCGGGCTACTTCGACCCCGACCAATTGTACGACCTGGAGAAGGACCCCTACCAGCTGGAAAATCGCTGGCACGACCCGGAACTGGCCGGGGTCCGGGCCCGCCTCCGCCAAGGCCTCCGGGAACACACCTCCAGCTTCGCCCACGCCTTCCCGGAAGAAGCCGATCCCTTCTTGGTGAGCGAAGACTACCAACGGCTGGTGGAGGCGGCCCGGCGAGAAGGCCCACCCGAGCCGGCCTGGGAATCCCGGGATCTCGATGCGATCTCTTGGCCGCCCGTCCGCTGA
- a CDS encoding sulfatase-like hydrolase/transferase has product MIRFLCLLSLLDLAPWAVLSGQPPNILLILTDDQGYGDLALHGNTVARTPHLDRLGQQSMRFDQFHVTPVCATTRASLLTGKNHLDVGVWGVHVSRDYLHLDEVTVADVLQERGYDTGYIGKWHSGRAPAWMPWHRGFADGWVADLYQHHQTEVSHNGSSVQLKGWADESLTQLAMDYIDERERPFFLMLSYLSIHTPIEAPASLTRKYREAGHSPYFSELNGMLENLDAQIGRLLAHLDQKGLSEETVVIFTSDNGPIHRDRTQDSKLAGPEIALRCPQRLKGVKGNIWQNALRVPCFIRWPGKIRPATIEALTDVTDLFPTLLDLAGVGQTKAREDLAGLSLVPFLAGRQEAWPQPRELFRSHWEVSLQGPMNKHNVLVDKHDLQYDSQIAAWRKGPYKFVQLRSKSLSLYDVMEDPREKEDLLAAQPELAAELARKTEAAFRESVARPHSFVHPRFHIGHPEYDRYARVGGNLRGSQIPCGGGIRMTGGVRAENLWSENWKAAGDSQTFPVEVVTAGRYQVFLEARGGKAGATFRLEIGSASLENQVQALGDRRALGTIQLATGMQEMTLSLVEPPPGGQKPFEQLRVIELRKQ; this is encoded by the coding sequence ATGATCCGTTTCCTTTGCCTGCTGAGCTTGCTCGACCTCGCCCCCTGGGCCGTCCTCTCCGGCCAGCCGCCGAACATCCTGCTCATCCTGACCGATGACCAGGGCTACGGCGACCTCGCCCTCCACGGGAACACCGTGGCGCGCACCCCCCATCTCGATCGTCTCGGGCAGCAGTCCATGCGCTTCGACCAATTTCACGTGACGCCCGTCTGCGCCACGACCCGGGCCTCCCTCCTGACCGGAAAGAACCACCTCGACGTGGGCGTCTGGGGAGTGCACGTCTCGCGGGATTATCTCCATCTGGACGAAGTGACGGTGGCCGATGTCTTGCAGGAGCGAGGCTACGACACCGGCTACATCGGCAAATGGCACTCCGGCCGCGCGCCCGCCTGGATGCCCTGGCATCGGGGCTTTGCCGATGGCTGGGTGGCCGATCTCTACCAGCACCACCAGACCGAGGTCTCTCACAATGGAAGCTCCGTGCAACTAAAAGGCTGGGCCGACGAAAGCCTGACCCAGTTGGCCATGGACTACATCGATGAACGGGAACGGCCCTTCTTCCTCATGCTGAGCTACCTCAGCATCCACACCCCGATCGAAGCGCCTGCGTCCTTGACCCGGAAGTATCGAGAGGCCGGACACTCCCCCTATTTCTCGGAGCTGAACGGGATGCTGGAAAACCTCGATGCCCAGATCGGGAGGCTGCTCGCCCACCTCGATCAAAAAGGCTTGAGCGAGGAGACCGTCGTGATCTTCACGAGCGACAATGGCCCCATCCACCGAGACCGCACCCAAGACAGCAAGCTCGCGGGCCCGGAAATCGCGCTCCGCTGCCCCCAGCGCTTGAAAGGCGTCAAAGGCAACATCTGGCAGAACGCCCTCCGGGTGCCCTGTTTCATTCGCTGGCCTGGCAAGATCCGCCCTGCCACCATCGAGGCCCTCACCGACGTGACCGACCTCTTCCCCACCCTCCTGGACCTGGCCGGAGTGGGCCAAACCAAGGCCCGGGAAGACCTGGCCGGTCTTTCACTGGTGCCCTTTTTGGCAGGGAGACAAGAGGCTTGGCCGCAACCTCGGGAACTCTTTCGCTCGCACTGGGAGGTCTCCCTCCAGGGCCCCATGAACAAGCACAACGTCCTGGTGGACAAGCACGACCTTCAATACGACTCCCAGATCGCCGCCTGGCGGAAGGGGCCCTACAAGTTCGTCCAGCTTCGCAGCAAGAGCCTCTCCCTCTACGATGTGATGGAGGACCCGCGAGAAAAGGAGGACCTCCTAGCGGCCCAACCCGAACTGGCGGCGGAGCTGGCGCGCAAAACCGAAGCCGCCTTCCGTGAAAGCGTGGCCCGCCCCCATAGCTTCGTGCATCCCCGCTTCCACATCGGCCACCCGGAGTATGACCGCTACGCCCGCGTCGGTGGCAATCTCCGGGGCTCGCAAATTCCCTGTGGGGGCGGCATCCGCATGACGGGCGGCGTCCGGGCGGAAAACTTGTGGTCGGAAAACTGGAAAGCGGCTGGCGACTCCCAGACCTTCCCGGTGGAGGTGGTGACGGCGGGCCGCTACCAAGTCTTTTTGGAAGCCCGCGGCGGGAAAGCCGGCGCCACCTTCCGGCTGGAAATCGGCTCGGCCAGCCTGGAAAATCAGGTGCAGGCGCTGGGCGACCGCCGGGCCCTCGGCACCATCCAGCTCGCCACCGGGATGCAAGAGATGACGCTCTCTTTAGTGGAACCCCCGCCCGGTGGGCAGAAGCCCTTTGAGCAGCTCCGCGTCATCGAGCTGCGCAAGCAGTGA
- a CDS encoding sulfatase-like hydrolase/transferase, translating to MKTIPPSWASLPKALLLALLSWTAWTTPLPAADPPNIVFIFADDLGFGDLGSYGHPYAQTPALDRLAAEGTRFTRFYVSGVTCCPSRTGFMTGLHTSRFQQYPAAYGFGEEVTITELLQKRGYRTAHFGKWHIGPKKGEGYGIDFYSGGIGEKKDQRGRDAGIFDAAIQYLEEDASGPFYMNIWGHITHYAVDAPDGLVERFDDLTVDRSDFAPAMQHKFDECLQIGGHLDESMREYVAELHALDLCVERLLATLDRLGLRENTIVVFSSDHGPAPVLTGGKKERHREFSANMLGYAGGLRGGKHDQLEGGIRSPFIVRWPGRVPAGRVDTTSVISGLDWLPTLASIVGIREVPTHLDGEDVSRAWAGQERLRETPLFWRVSSSGAGPSMLWKDWKLHLPGKRGKTPVQLYDIAKDPSESQNLAADFPEVTARLTQKTQEWVDSLPKGYAKLSKQQLRELEED from the coding sequence ATGAAAACCATCCCACCTTCTTGGGCATCGCTCCCGAAAGCACTCCTTCTGGCCCTCCTTTCTTGGACGGCCTGGACCACCCCGCTGCCAGCAGCCGATCCACCGAACATCGTCTTCATCTTCGCGGATGACCTCGGCTTTGGAGACCTCGGCTCTTACGGCCACCCTTACGCCCAAACCCCGGCTCTCGATCGCCTAGCGGCCGAGGGAACGCGCTTCACCCGCTTTTATGTCTCTGGGGTGACCTGTTGTCCCAGCCGGACCGGCTTCATGACCGGCCTTCACACGTCCCGCTTCCAGCAATACCCCGCCGCCTATGGCTTTGGTGAGGAGGTCACCATCACCGAACTCTTGCAGAAGCGGGGCTACCGGACGGCCCACTTCGGAAAATGGCACATCGGCCCGAAGAAGGGGGAAGGCTATGGGATCGATTTTTACAGCGGGGGCATCGGGGAAAAGAAGGACCAGCGCGGGCGGGACGCCGGGATTTTCGACGCCGCCATCCAATATCTGGAAGAGGACGCCTCCGGCCCGTTTTACATGAACATCTGGGGCCACATCACGCACTACGCGGTCGATGCCCCGGACGGCTTGGTGGAGCGATTTGATGACCTCACGGTGGATCGGAGTGATTTCGCCCCCGCCATGCAGCACAAGTTCGACGAGTGCCTCCAGATCGGCGGCCATCTCGATGAATCCATGCGGGAGTATGTGGCCGAGCTGCATGCCCTCGATCTCTGCGTGGAGCGACTCTTGGCGACGCTCGATCGCTTAGGCTTGCGGGAAAACACCATCGTCGTTTTCTCGAGCGATCACGGACCCGCACCCGTCCTGACCGGCGGGAAGAAGGAGCGCCACCGAGAATTCTCCGCCAACATGCTGGGCTACGCCGGAGGTCTCCGCGGGGGCAAGCATGACCAATTGGAGGGCGGCATCCGCTCGCCCTTCATCGTGCGCTGGCCGGGACGGGTCCCGGCGGGACGAGTGGACACCACCAGCGTGATCTCCGGACTGGATTGGCTCCCGACGCTCGCCTCCATTGTCGGCATCCGAGAGGTCCCCACCCACTTGGACGGGGAAGATGTCTCGCGCGCCTGGGCGGGCCAGGAGCGCCTCCGAGAAACGCCCCTCTTCTGGCGAGTCAGTTCCAGCGGGGCCGGGCCCTCCATGTTGTGGAAGGATTGGAAACTCCACCTTCCCGGGAAGCGAGGCAAAACGCCGGTCCAGCTCTACGACATCGCAAAAGACCCTTCCGAGAGCCAAAACCTGGCGGCCGACTTCCCGGAAGTGACCGCCCGCCTGACGCAGAAGACCCAAGAGTGGGTCGACTCCTTGCCGAAGGGCTACGCCAAGCTCAGCAAGCAGCAGTTGCGGGAGTTGGAGGAGGATTGA